A single Methylobacterium sp. 17Sr1-1 DNA region contains:
- a CDS encoding NAD(P)/FAD-dependent oxidoreductase produces MSLHTETLVIGGGPAGLTTGYVLAKAGRDVVVLERDATQVGGISRTVEYKGFLFDIGGHRFFSKSQEVVDLWNEILPDDFIERPRLSRIYYKGKTYAYPLKAFEALRNLGIVESGLCVASYLWARARPIPEPRSFHDWVRNQFGERLFSIFFKTYTEKVWGMSCDDISADWAAQRIKGLDLGAAIRDGLKRSLGLHRPAAGDGPVIKTLIESFRYPRRGPGMMWDAAASAIRQRGGKVLLDRRVDGLSYDSATKLWTVSARREGGGRETFTARHVVSSAPIRELVGAIRPAPLSTFQARSLRYRDFVTVALIARAKDSFPDNWIYVHDPAVKVGRVQNFRSWSPEMVPDESYTCLGLEYFCFEGDGLWNAPDSELIALARREIGLIGLVDPASVVDACVVRQPKAYPVYDDAYRAHVATIRRDLEGSYPTLHLVGRNGMHKYNNQDHAMMTAMLTARNILLGERRYDVWNVNEDAEYAEAGLSGAREALVSERMVPRKVA; encoded by the coding sequence ATGAGCCTTCACACCGAGACGCTGGTGATCGGCGGAGGACCGGCGGGCCTGACCACCGGCTACGTGCTGGCCAAGGCCGGCCGCGACGTCGTGGTGCTGGAGCGCGACGCGACCCAGGTCGGCGGCATCAGCCGCACCGTCGAGTACAAGGGCTTCCTGTTCGACATCGGCGGCCATCGCTTCTTCTCGAAATCGCAGGAAGTGGTCGATCTCTGGAACGAGATCCTGCCCGACGACTTCATCGAGCGGCCGCGGCTGTCGCGAATCTACTACAAGGGCAAGACCTACGCCTACCCGCTCAAGGCCTTCGAGGCCCTGCGCAACCTCGGGATCGTCGAGAGCGGGCTCTGCGTCGCCTCCTATCTCTGGGCCCGGGCGCGGCCCATCCCCGAGCCGAGGAGCTTTCACGACTGGGTCCGCAACCAGTTCGGCGAGCGGCTGTTCTCGATCTTCTTCAAGACCTACACCGAGAAGGTGTGGGGCATGTCCTGCGACGACATCTCGGCCGATTGGGCGGCCCAGCGCATCAAGGGCCTCGACCTCGGCGCGGCGATCCGCGACGGGCTGAAGCGCTCCCTCGGGCTCCATCGGCCGGCCGCCGGCGACGGCCCGGTGATCAAGACCCTGATCGAGTCGTTCCGCTATCCCCGCCGCGGCCCCGGCATGATGTGGGACGCCGCCGCCAGCGCGATCAGACAGCGTGGCGGCAAGGTCCTGCTCGACCGACGGGTCGACGGGCTGTCCTACGATTCCGCCACCAAGCTGTGGACGGTGAGCGCCCGGCGCGAGGGCGGCGGGCGCGAGACCTTCACGGCCCGCCACGTCGTCTCCTCGGCGCCGATCCGCGAGCTCGTCGGCGCCATCCGCCCGGCGCCCCTGAGCACCTTCCAGGCCCGCTCCCTGCGCTACCGCGACTTCGTCACCGTGGCGCTGATCGCCCGGGCCAAGGACAGCTTCCCGGACAACTGGATCTACGTCCACGATCCGGCGGTGAAGGTCGGCCGGGTGCAGAACTTCCGCTCCTGGTCGCCCGAGATGGTGCCGGACGAGTCCTACACCTGCCTCGGCCTCGAATATTTCTGCTTCGAGGGCGATGGCCTGTGGAACGCGCCGGATTCGGAGCTGATCGCGCTCGCCCGCCGCGAGATCGGCCTGATCGGCCTCGTCGATCCGGCGAGCGTGGTCGATGCCTGCGTGGTGCGCCAGCCCAAGGCCTATCCGGTCTACGACGACGCCTACCGCGCCCACGTGGCGACGATCCGCCGGGACCTCGAGGGCAGCTACCCGACTCTCCACCTCGTTGGCCGCAACGGGATGCACAAGTACAACAACCAGGACCACGCGATGATGACCGCGATGCTGACGGCGCGGAACATTCTTCTCGGCGAGCGCCGCTACGACGTGTGGAACGTCAACGAGGATGCGGAATACGCCGAGGCCGGGCTGTCGGGGGCGCGGGAGGCCCTGGTGAGCGAGCGGATGGTGCCGCGCAAGGTGGCGTGA
- a CDS encoding NAD(P)/FAD-dependent oxidoreductase — MIRMPRAAHEHLVPTGIPPLAALPAHPDVVVIGAGAAGIGAARRLLARGLSVAVLEARPRLGGRTITTALRGHPVDLGAHWLHAGPINPLVALGFERGEPLRRAAQESHLWVGRRPGRPAEELAFGRAWAVADRAMTDGARLHGEDRPAASALPPGLGPWGQRVALVHGLVSGRPLSEISLHDFPSMEYGDNFFIAGGYGAYLARLAAGLPVALSTPVTALDWAGEGVRLDLGARGGLKARAALVTAPMMVMQEPAPALRFAPDLPGPVRAAIDGFRTGIYEHVVLHWPSSPFRGRDRLASLIGGRLQPPGLLTRVDGTPFHYFELDVPLAARLDAARAGADGARRLVRETLAEQVGRGPLRDLAVPAVTEWRHDPWSRGSWAVVPPGHTGARDLLKEAVAERIWFAGEALSREQWGTAGGAFAEGERAADAIAAALH, encoded by the coding sequence ATGATCCGGATGCCGCGCGCCGCCCACGAGCACCTTGTCCCCACCGGCATTCCGCCCCTGGCGGCCCTGCCCGCCCACCCCGACGTGGTGGTGATCGGTGCCGGCGCCGCCGGGATCGGCGCGGCGCGCCGGCTCCTCGCCCGCGGCCTGTCGGTGGCCGTGCTGGAGGCCCGCCCGCGGCTCGGCGGCCGCACGATCACCACCGCCTTGCGCGGCCACCCGGTCGATCTCGGCGCCCACTGGCTCCATGCCGGGCCGATCAACCCCCTGGTCGCCTTAGGCTTCGAGCGCGGAGAGCCCCTGCGCCGGGCCGCGCAGGAGAGCCACCTCTGGGTCGGGCGCCGTCCGGGCCGGCCGGCGGAGGAGCTGGCCTTCGGCCGCGCCTGGGCCGTCGCCGACCGGGCGATGACCGACGGCGCGCGCCTCCACGGCGAGGACCGGCCCGCGGCGAGCGCCCTGCCGCCGGGCCTCGGCCCCTGGGGGCAGCGCGTCGCCCTGGTGCACGGCCTCGTCTCGGGCCGGCCGCTCTCCGAGATCAGCCTGCACGACTTCCCGAGCATGGAATACGGCGACAACTTCTTCATCGCCGGCGGCTACGGCGCCTATCTCGCCCGCCTCGCCGCCGGGCTCCCGGTGGCGTTGTCCACCCCCGTCACCGCCCTCGACTGGGCCGGGGAGGGGGTACGGCTCGATCTCGGGGCGCGCGGGGGGCTCAAGGCCCGCGCCGCCCTCGTCACCGCCCCGATGATGGTGATGCAGGAGCCCGCACCCGCGCTCCGCTTCGCCCCCGACCTGCCGGGCCCGGTCCGCGCGGCGATCGACGGGTTCCGCACCGGCATCTACGAGCACGTGGTGCTGCACTGGCCGTCCTCGCCGTTCCGCGGCCGCGACCGTCTGGCGAGCCTGATCGGCGGCCGGCTCCAGCCGCCGGGCCTGCTGACCCGGGTCGACGGCACGCCGTTCCACTATTTCGAGCTCGACGTGCCCCTGGCCGCGCGCCTCGACGCGGCCCGTGCCGGGGCGGACGGCGCCCGGCGCCTGGTGCGCGAGACCCTCGCCGAGCAGGTCGGCCGCGGGCCCTTGCGCGACCTCGCGGTGCCGGCGGTGACCGAGTGGCGCCACGATCCGTGGTCGCGCGGCTCCTGGGCGGTGGTGCCGCCGGGCCATACGGGGGCCCGCGACCTCCTCAAGGAGGCGGTCGCCGAGCGGATCTGGTTTGCCGGCGAGGCCCTGTCGCGGGAGCAGTGGGGCACCGCGGGCGGCGCCTTCGCGGAGGGCGAGCGGGCGGCCGACGCCATCGCGGCCGCCCTCCACTGA
- a CDS encoding PIN domain-containing protein, which yields MPESVAARLREEAGRLYLSAVTIAEIREGVCKLRRKSATARADTFDAWLSSLLDVFGDRVLPFGIGEAEATGTLGDSAVGIGRHPGFADIAIAATAKVHGLVLVTENLRHFEPLQAFGVAMHNLSGIAQPNHCLQTDRSRNRLGGAWQNPGVILAYGRG from the coding sequence ATGCCCGAATCAGTCGCGGCCCGGCTGCGAGAGGAGGCCGGACGACTCTATCTCTCAGCCGTGACGATCGCCGAAATCCGCGAAGGCGTCTGCAAGCTGCGCCGGAAGAGCGCCACGGCTCGCGCGGACACGTTCGATGCGTGGCTCAGCTCTCTCCTCGACGTGTTCGGTGACCGCGTCCTGCCGTTTGGAATCGGGGAGGCAGAGGCCACTGGTACGTTGGGCGACAGCGCGGTCGGAATCGGCCGGCATCCAGGTTTCGCAGACATCGCGATCGCCGCCACCGCAAAGGTGCATGGTCTCGTGCTCGTCACCGAGAACCTTCGCCACTTTGAGCCCTTGCAAGCGTTCGGGGTGGCGATGCACAACCTTTCCGGTATCGCGCAACCCAACCACTGCCTGCAGACAGATCGCTCTCGCAATCGTCTCGGGGGCGCGTGGCAGAATCCGGGAGTCATATTGGCGTACGGTCGAGGCTGA
- a CDS encoding type II toxin-antitoxin system Phd/YefM family antitoxin, with the protein MRTVQVRDAKAGLSALVEAAERGEPTTITLHGRPAAVIVPVEMARRLYPDETPNFADFLMTFPGGLDDVERDRTPTRSIDL; encoded by the coding sequence ATGCGAACGGTCCAGGTGAGGGACGCCAAAGCCGGGCTCTCGGCTCTGGTTGAGGCGGCTGAACGGGGCGAGCCGACGACGATCACGCTACATGGGAGACCGGCTGCGGTGATCGTCCCGGTAGAGATGGCGCGTCGCCTCTATCCCGATGAGACGCCGAACTTTGCCGACTTCCTGATGACCTTCCCTGGCGGTCTCGACGACGTCGAGCGCGACCGGACACCAACGCGTTCCATCGATCTATGA
- a CDS encoding Tex family protein, translated as MPTIEQRIATELGAQEWQVKAAVDLLDGGSTVPFIARYRKEVTGTLDDAQLRTLEERLRYLRELEARRAAILESVSAQGKLDDALKGQILAADTKARLEDLYLPFKPKRRTKAQIAREAGLGPLAEALLTRPDQVPLKAAAPFVDEGKGVATPEAALEGARSILVERFAENAELVGQLREAFWTRGRLVSRVRDGQAQAGAKFSDYFDFSEPLTRLPSHRVLALFRGEKEEVLDLRLDEAPDGVDAQALYDGRIALSAGIQDRGRPGDRWLMEAVRFAWRTKLRLSIELDLRARLWDAAETEGVRVFAGNLRDLLLAAPAGARPTLGLDPGFRTGVKVAVVDATGKVVATDTIYPHEPRRDWTGSLMTLAKLCRAHGVELVAIGNGTASRETDRLAAELIAKQPELKLTKVMVSEAGASVYSASAYASAELPGLDVSLRGAVSIARRLQDPLAELVKIEPKAIGVGQYQHDLAEGKLSRSLDAVVEDCVNGVGVDVNTASGPLLARVSGLSERVAQNIVSHRDTNGPFRSRSGLKKVAGLGPKAFELSAGFLRIQNGDDPLDASGVHPEAYPVVRRILQATKSDIKAVIGNGSVLKGLNPKSFTDETFGLPTVTDIIAELEKPGRDPRPTFKTATFQEGVETIGDLKPGMVLEGVVTNVAAFGAFVDVGVHQDGLVHISALSKTFVKDPRAVVKPGDVVRVKVLEVDGPRKRISLTMRLDDEVGARPPREQGGQHRDAPRRDAPRPQPRREEPAGGGALADALRKAGLDRGSRR; from the coding sequence ATGCCGACGATCGAGCAGCGCATCGCCACCGAACTCGGCGCGCAGGAATGGCAGGTCAAGGCGGCGGTGGACCTGCTGGACGGCGGCTCGACGGTGCCGTTCATCGCCCGCTACCGCAAGGAAGTCACCGGCACCCTCGACGACGCGCAGTTGCGCACCCTGGAGGAGCGCCTGCGCTACCTGCGCGAACTGGAGGCCCGCCGCGCCGCGATCCTCGAGAGCGTGAGCGCGCAAGGCAAGCTCGACGACGCGCTCAAGGGTCAGATCCTCGCCGCCGACACCAAGGCGCGGCTCGAGGATCTCTACCTGCCGTTCAAGCCCAAGCGCCGCACCAAGGCACAGATCGCCCGCGAAGCCGGCCTCGGGCCGCTGGCCGAGGCGTTGCTCACCCGCCCCGACCAGGTCCCGCTCAAAGCCGCCGCCCCGTTCGTCGACGAGGGCAAGGGCGTGGCCACACCCGAAGCGGCCCTGGAGGGCGCCCGCTCCATCCTGGTCGAGCGCTTCGCCGAGAACGCCGAATTGGTCGGGCAGTTGCGCGAGGCGTTCTGGACCCGCGGCAGGCTCGTCTCGCGGGTGCGCGACGGCCAGGCGCAGGCGGGGGCCAAGTTCTCCGATTATTTCGACTTCTCCGAGCCCCTGACCCGCCTGCCCTCGCACCGGGTGCTCGCCCTGTTCCGGGGCGAGAAGGAGGAGGTGCTGGACCTGCGCCTCGACGAGGCGCCGGATGGCGTCGACGCGCAGGCGCTCTATGACGGCCGCATCGCCCTCTCCGCAGGGATCCAGGATCGCGGCCGGCCCGGCGACCGCTGGCTGATGGAGGCGGTGCGCTTCGCCTGGCGCACCAAGCTCCGGCTCTCGATCGAGCTCGACCTGCGGGCGCGCCTCTGGGACGCCGCCGAGACGGAGGGCGTACGGGTCTTCGCCGGCAACCTGCGCGACCTGCTCCTCGCCGCGCCTGCCGGCGCCCGGCCGACGCTCGGCCTCGATCCCGGCTTCCGCACCGGCGTGAAGGTCGCGGTGGTCGACGCCACCGGCAAGGTGGTGGCGACGGACACGATCTACCCGCACGAACCGCGACGCGACTGGACCGGGTCGCTGATGACGCTCGCGAAGCTCTGCCGGGCGCACGGCGTGGAGCTGGTGGCGATCGGCAACGGCACCGCCTCGCGCGAGACCGACCGGCTCGCCGCCGAGCTGATCGCGAAGCAGCCGGAGTTGAAACTCACCAAGGTGATGGTGTCGGAGGCCGGCGCCTCGGTCTACTCGGCCTCGGCCTATGCCAGCGCGGAACTGCCGGGCCTCGACGTGTCGTTGCGCGGCGCGGTCTCGATCGCCCGGCGCCTGCAGGACCCGCTGGCGGAGCTGGTGAAGATCGAGCCGAAGGCGATCGGCGTCGGGCAGTACCAGCACGACCTCGCGGAGGGGAAGCTGTCGCGCTCCCTCGACGCGGTGGTGGAGGATTGCGTGAACGGCGTCGGGGTCGACGTCAACACGGCGTCGGGCCCGCTCCTCGCCCGGGTGTCGGGCCTCAGCGAGCGGGTGGCGCAGAACATCGTCAGCCACCGCGACACGAACGGGCCGTTCCGCAGCCGCTCGGGGCTGAAGAAGGTCGCGGGGCTCGGGCCGAAGGCGTTCGAATTGTCGGCGGGCTTCCTGCGGATCCAGAACGGCGACGACCCGCTCGACGCCTCGGGCGTCCACCCGGAGGCCTATCCGGTGGTGCGCCGCATCCTCCAGGCGACGAAGAGCGACATCAAGGCGGTGATCGGCAACGGCAGCGTGCTGAAGGGGCTGAATCCCAAGTCCTTCACCGACGAGACCTTCGGCCTGCCGACGGTCACCGACATCATCGCCGAGCTGGAGAAGCCGGGCCGCGACCCGCGCCCGACCTTCAAGACCGCGACCTTCCAGGAGGGCGTCGAGACGATCGGCGACCTGAAGCCCGGCATGGTGCTGGAAGGCGTGGTGACCAACGTCGCGGCCTTCGGGGCCTTCGTCGATGTCGGCGTGCACCAGGACGGGCTCGTCCACATCTCGGCCCTGTCCAAGACCTTCGTGAAGGATCCGCGGGCCGTGGTGAAGCCCGGCGACGTGGTGCGGGTGAAGGTTCTGGAGGTCGACGGGCCGCGCAAGCGCATCTCGCTGACGATGCGCCTCGACGACGAGGTCGGCGCGCGGCCGCCGCGGGAGCAAGGAGGCCAGCACCGCGACGCGCCCCGGCGGGATGCGCCACGCCCTCAACCCCGGCGCGAGGAGCCGGCGGGCGGCGGGGCGCTGGCGGATGCCCTGCGCAAGGCGGGGCTGGACCGGGGGTCGCGGCGGTAG